In Candidatus Aegiribacteria sp., the DNA window CCTCTTCAAAACAACTCCCTCAAAAGCATAATATCCGTTCACGTTGCAGGTGTCAATAAACTAAAACCGTAGAATCGACGCGGCATACACACTCATATCACCAGACCTAAATAAGCATCGGGTAATTCAGAAACCGCAATAAAGAAATTCTTTCCTGGCTAAAACCAATACACATATTACGTTGGAATTCTATATGTAATATGATAATAATGCCCGGATGCAAGACCTGACCCTGGGCCTTCACTCCCGGGTAAAGTCTTTACCGTAGAGCCTGATCATGCATTCGGGGCAAAGTCCGTGGGAGAATTTCGTATCGGAATGTTCGGATATATAGGACTCGATCTGCTGCCAGTAACCATCATCATCCCTGATTTTCTTGCACGAAGCGCAGATAGGAAGCATCCCCTGAAGTGCCTTCACTTGAGCTAGAGCATCACGAAGCTCATCGTTCATCGCGGAAAGTTCAACGTTTTTCAGACGGTAGATCTCCGCTTCCTTCTCTTTCTTCTCAGTCTCGAACTGTACCTGCAGGCCCGCTATCTTCTCCATGCTCTTTTCGTTCAGGTGTTCTTCAATGCAAGTATTCAGTTCCAGTGCATATGAAAGCGCTTTCCGAAGTTCTCCTTTTGCCTCGTAAAGATCTACTATCTTCTCCAGGCAGAGGATTTCCCAGTCTTTCATCGAAAGTTTCCTTGTTATCGAAAGACCTTTGCTAATAAGTGATTCAGCTTCAGAGAAACGTCCCTGTACAGTGTATATGCCGCCAATACTGGCGCATGTGCTGGCGATTCCCCTTTTGTTGCCGATCTCCTCGTACAGTTCAAGACCCCTGATGAAGAAGTCCAGAGCCGATTCTTTATCGCCGAGTTTTTCATGCAGGCTTCCCAGGTTACAGAGAGTGCTTGCGGTACCTTTTTTGTCTCCCATGTCTACCCTGATATCAAGCGCTTTCTGGAAGTACTCCCGAGCCTTGCCCTGCTCTTCCTTGTTTACATAGACAGCACCGATGTTGTGGTAGAGGTATGACAGTTTATTGAGGTTACCCGACTCCTCGCAGATCTTCTGCGCAAGCTCATAGGATGACTGAGCAAGATCCATGCGATTCAGTGTGCTGTAGCATGCGCCAATATTTATGTAGCAGGAGGCAATCTCATCTTTATCTGCGCCACATTCCTGTTTCAATCTTAGAGATTCATGGATATGCTCAAGAGCCTTATCAATCATACCCTGGGCCCAGTATACATTGGCAATAGTACCGTGAGCGGTTGCCATACCACTCTTATCATTAAGTTCCTCAGATATCTCCATGGATTTCCTGCAATAAGACATCGCCTCAGGGAAATTACCGGCCTCAAGAAAAACTGTTCCAAGCGTAACGCAGCTTTTTGCCTGCTCATCAGGGAACCCCAGATTTTCAGCAAGATTCTGTACTTCCACAGCGTAAGCTTCCGCTTTACTGGGATCTGAATGCATACATGCAAAAGCGAGCTTGTTCAGCACAACCGCAAGTTCCGAACCGGGAGGCTCAAGCCTGAGCCCTTTCAGTTCCTTCTCCAGCTCTACGATTTCCTTATTCGTCATGCCGCATACTCCAAATCCCCTTCAAAACGGTTATCTTAAAAGCAAAATATCCGTTCATACTGCAGGTGTCAATCAAGTGTACGATGTCACCGGATACAAGTTCATGGATGTGACCTTGAGGATGACAATTGCCTTCTGAATCTTTCCATCAGTTTTAAGGATGTCTTTTCGATAAAGAAATGTATTATCTGGCTAAAAGCCATATACACATATTACGTTGGAATTCTATATGTAATATGATAATAATGCCCGGATGCAAGACCTGATAACATATAGCCGACCCCCCACATGATTAGTAAATTATGATCATC includes these proteins:
- a CDS encoding tetratricopeptide repeat protein encodes the protein MTNKEIVELEKELKGLRLEPPGSELAVVLNKLAFACMHSDPSKAEAYAVEVQNLAENLGFPDEQAKSCVTLGTVFLEAGNFPEAMSYCRKSMEISEELNDKSGMATAHGTIANVYWAQGMIDKALEHIHESLRLKQECGADKDEIASCYINIGACYSTLNRMDLAQSSYELAQKICEESGNLNKLSYLYHNIGAVYVNKEEQGKAREYFQKALDIRVDMGDKKGTASTLCNLGSLHEKLGDKESALDFFIRGLELYEEIGNKRGIASTCASIGGIYTVQGRFSEAESLISKGLSITRKLSMKDWEILCLEKIVDLYEAKGELRKALSYALELNTCIEEHLNEKSMEKIAGLQVQFETEKKEKEAEIYRLKNVELSAMNDELRDALAQVKALQGMLPICASCKKIRDDDGYWQQIESYISEHSDTKFSHGLCPECMIRLYGKDFTRE